From one Tsukamurella tyrosinosolvens genomic stretch:
- a CDS encoding ABC transporter family substrate-binding protein, producing MRRRSLGLTVASALLATTLTACVADPPPAVPGSETSAPPQAPAATGATVQVAIDGLGPGFNPHLASNSSSASRALAAMTLPSVFREVKEPDGRVTLAQNTDLIPTIEHPAPLQIAYTIRQDAQWSDGAPIAAEDFVYLWQSMTTAPDTVGSAPYRQIESVASGAGGKRVIVTLKAPLPGWRTLFQNLLPSHLIKGSPGGFNGAMREKIPASGAGYLVKKVDVARDEVTLERNDRYWMKPARVDRIVLRKGGTDTQLANSVRTGDVQVVSMHGGPSLLAQLTSIYEVRAVEQVDPRVLSLTLNTRSKFLADVEVRRALLDAVNVDLLTTVGSGGDAVRPARAQVLAPSDPGYAPTMPARPAPAEAKARLEQALAGAGYTLQNAPIPPSQSVPPTPPPPTTEQAGPSTSTDPSALPVPPSPSPGENVQQYVRDGVPMFLRIGVPQGNVAAFAVASNATDQLRAMGVFASVVTLEPQVVAGTALLDGAVDAVVGWSSTGPTPAERFAARVECPAPPSEGGQRPTTTSAAPTPNLENDPAATTVGGNLSGLCDADLQGLALDGLRGGPIDLAAIDARLWSRATMLPILQDVTLTAVGPAVQGVTLEGPPRDGVFTGVEGWARQ from the coding sequence GTGCGGCGTAGGTCCCTGGGGCTGACGGTGGCGTCGGCGCTGCTCGCGACGACCCTGACCGCCTGCGTCGCGGACCCGCCGCCGGCGGTGCCCGGCTCGGAGACCTCGGCGCCGCCGCAGGCCCCGGCCGCCACCGGCGCCACCGTGCAGGTGGCGATCGACGGCCTGGGGCCGGGCTTCAATCCGCACCTCGCGTCCAACTCGTCCTCGGCCTCGCGGGCGCTCGCCGCGATGACGCTGCCGAGCGTCTTCCGCGAGGTCAAGGAGCCGGACGGGCGGGTCACGCTGGCCCAGAACACCGACCTGATCCCGACGATCGAGCATCCCGCGCCGCTGCAGATCGCGTACACCATCCGGCAGGACGCGCAGTGGTCCGACGGTGCGCCGATCGCCGCCGAGGACTTCGTCTACCTCTGGCAGTCGATGACCACCGCCCCGGACACGGTGGGCTCCGCGCCGTACCGGCAGATCGAGTCGGTGGCCTCCGGCGCCGGCGGCAAGCGGGTCATCGTCACGCTCAAGGCGCCGCTGCCCGGGTGGCGGACCCTGTTCCAGAACCTGCTGCCCAGCCACCTGATCAAGGGCTCGCCCGGCGGCTTCAACGGCGCGATGCGGGAGAAGATCCCCGCCTCGGGCGCGGGCTACCTGGTCAAGAAGGTCGACGTGGCGCGCGACGAGGTCACTCTCGAGCGCAACGACCGCTACTGGATGAAGCCCGCCCGCGTGGACCGCATCGTGCTCCGCAAGGGCGGCACGGACACGCAGCTCGCGAACTCCGTGCGGACCGGTGACGTGCAGGTGGTCTCCATGCACGGCGGGCCGTCGCTGCTGGCGCAGCTCACGTCGATCTACGAGGTGCGGGCCGTCGAGCAGGTCGATCCCCGCGTGCTCTCCCTGACGCTGAACACCCGCTCCAAGTTCCTCGCCGACGTCGAGGTGCGCCGCGCCCTGCTCGACGCCGTGAACGTCGACCTGCTCACCACCGTCGGCTCCGGCGGCGACGCCGTGCGGCCCGCCCGCGCGCAGGTGCTGGCACCGTCGGACCCCGGCTACGCCCCGACCATGCCCGCGCGCCCCGCCCCCGCGGAGGCGAAGGCCCGCCTCGAACAGGCCCTCGCCGGCGCCGGGTACACGCTGCAGAACGCCCCGATCCCGCCCAGCCAGAGCGTGCCGCCCACCCCGCCGCCCCCGACGACCGAGCAGGCCGGCCCGAGCACCAGCACCGATCCGTCGGCGCTGCCGGTGCCGCCCTCGCCGTCGCCCGGCGAGAACGTGCAGCAGTACGTCCGCGACGGCGTGCCGATGTTCCTGCGGATCGGCGTGCCGCAGGGCAATGTCGCCGCGTTCGCCGTCGCCAGCAACGCCACCGACCAGCTGCGGGCCATGGGCGTGTTCGCCTCGGTCGTGACGCTGGAGCCGCAGGTGGTCGCCGGGACCGCGCTGCTCGACGGCGCCGTCGACGCCGTCGTCGGCTGGTCCAGCACCGGCCCGACGCCGGCGGAGAGGTTCGCCGCGCGCGTCGAGTGCCCCGCGCCCCCGTCGGAGGGCGGGCAGCGGCCCACGACGACCAGCGCGGCGCCGACGCCGAACCTCGAGAACGACCCCGCCGCCACGACGGTCGGCGGCAACCTCTCCGGACTGTGCGACGCGGACCTGCAGGGCCTCGCGCTCGACGGGCTGCGCGGCGGCCCGATCGACCTCGCGGCGATCGACGCGCGGCTGTGGTCGCGCGCCACGATGCTGCCGATCCTGCAGGACGTCACGCTGACCGCCGTCGGCCCGGCCGTGCAGGGCGTGACCCTCGAGGGCCCGCCGCGCGACGGTGTCTTCACCGGCGTCGAGGGGTGGGCCCGCCAGTGA
- a CDS encoding NupC/NupG family nucleoside CNT transporter, which translates to MHVIVGVFGLVVFLLLAYLPTRNVALLKKKAPYIAGMLAIQFVLGLIMLKTPVGKFVIDGLSAGFKHLLSYAHAGTAFVFGGLVDFKDENGGTPFFLNVLTPIILISALIGILQFVKVLPLIIKYLGLALSKITGMPKLESFNSVSSAIIGQSENFIAIKKILPTLSADRLYTLSASAMSTVSMSIVGSYMAMIQPKYVVAAIVLNLFGAFIVVSLLSPYEIEPEEDVFAAPEQKKQSFFEMLGEYILDGAKVALTVAAMLIGFVALMALVNGLFAALFGGTTFQDVLGYVFAPLAWLTGVPWSECTTVGSLMATKLVTNEFVAMLSFTEQNPGGPLVLSARGEAIIQTFLVSFANFSSIGIIAGAAKSLAPDQGDQIAKFGLKLLYGATLVSFISATVVGLIS; encoded by the coding sequence GTGCACGTAATCGTCGGTGTGTTCGGACTCGTCGTCTTCCTCCTCCTCGCGTACCTGCCCACGCGGAACGTCGCCCTGCTCAAGAAGAAGGCGCCGTACATCGCGGGCATGCTCGCGATCCAGTTCGTGCTGGGCCTGATCATGCTCAAGACGCCCGTGGGCAAGTTCGTCATCGACGGGCTGTCGGCCGGCTTCAAGCACCTCCTGAGCTACGCCCACGCCGGCACCGCGTTCGTCTTCGGCGGTCTCGTCGACTTCAAGGACGAGAACGGCGGTACGCCGTTCTTCCTCAACGTGCTCACGCCGATCATCCTGATCTCGGCGCTGATCGGCATCCTGCAGTTCGTCAAGGTGCTGCCGCTGATCATCAAGTACCTGGGCCTGGCGCTGTCGAAGATCACGGGCATGCCCAAGCTCGAGTCGTTCAACTCGGTGAGCTCCGCGATCATCGGCCAGTCCGAGAACTTCATCGCGATCAAGAAGATCCTGCCGACGCTCTCGGCGGACCGCCTGTACACGCTGTCGGCGTCGGCGATGTCGACCGTGTCGATGTCCATCGTCGGCTCGTACATGGCGATGATCCAGCCGAAGTACGTGGTCGCCGCGATCGTGCTCAACCTCTTCGGCGCCTTCATCGTGGTCTCGCTCCTGAGCCCCTACGAGATCGAACCCGAGGAGGACGTCTTCGCCGCCCCCGAGCAGAAGAAGCAGTCCTTCTTCGAGATGCTCGGCGAGTACATCCTCGACGGCGCGAAGGTCGCCCTCACCGTCGCCGCGATGCTGATCGGCTTCGTCGCGCTGATGGCGCTCGTCAACGGCCTTTTCGCGGCGTTGTTCGGCGGCACCACCTTCCAGGACGTCCTGGGCTACGTGTTCGCGCCGCTCGCGTGGCTCACGGGAGTCCCGTGGAGTGAGTGCACCACCGTCGGCAGCCTGATGGCCACCAAGCTCGTGACCAACGAGTTCGTGGCGATGCTCTCTTTCACCGAGCAGAACCCCGGCGGCCCGCTGGTGCTCTCGGCCCGCGGCGAGGCCATCATCCAGACCTTCCTGGTCTCCTTCGCGAACTTCAGCTCCATCGGCATCATCGCCGGCGCGGCCAAGTCCCTCGCGCCCGACCAGGGCGACCAGATCGCCAAGTTCGGCCTCAAGCTGCTCTACGGCGCGACCCTGGTCTCGTTCATCTCCGCGACCGTCGTGGGGCTCATCTCGTAG
- a CDS encoding bifunctional FO biosynthesis protein CofGH — MTDASEQTPALLPLPTVPKRAAESYVPTASAMRRALRRARDGAVLNVDEAQVLLAARGDDLDDLCRSAARVRDAGLLEAALTGPDGTPQVTYSKKVFIPITRLCRDKCHYCTFVTVPGKLAAEGHGAYMEPDEILEVARRGAELGCHEALFTLGDRPEDRWEAARTWLDERGYDSTLDYVRAMAIRVLEETGLLPHLNPGVMSWEELSRLKPVAPSMGMMLETTSERLFTEKGQPHYGSPDKDPAVRLRTLTDAGRLSVPFTTGLLIGIGEDERERAESIMAIRKVHKAFGHVQEVIIQNFRAKPDTAMRSVEDADLEVYRAAIAVTRMVLGPAMRVQAPPNLVSADECRLLLEAGVDDWGGVSPVTPDHVNPERPWPDLDALAAITADAGFELRQRLTAQPKYVRAGSPWIDPRVAPHVAALADPETGLADPDAMPTGLPWQEPDEEWASSGRTDLNTAIDVDGRNTDTRSDLGSAFGDWESVREQVLSLSAPEKVESDVLSALRAAEKNPGGLSDDQYRALAYADDAGLEALVALADQLRKDVVGDVVTYVVNRNINFTNICYTGCRFCAFAQRKGDADAFTLSMKEVADRAEEAWQVGATEVCMQGGIDPDLPATGYADLVRAVKQRVPGMHVHAFSPMEIVNGAAHSGESVRDWLIGLREAGLDTIPGTAAEILDDEVRWVLTKGKLPTSAWVDVVTTAHEVGIRSSSTMMYGHVDNPSHWVTHLNVLRDIQDRTGGFTEFVPLPFVHQSAPLYLAGAARPGPTKRDNRAVHALARVMLHGRIDHVQTSWVKLGTAGTQAMLQGGANDLGGTLMEETISRMAGSAHGSEKTVAELHAIANGIGRPARERTTTHAQRGAA; from the coding sequence GTGACGGACGCTTCAGAGCAGACCCCCGCGCTTCTCCCGCTGCCGACGGTGCCGAAACGCGCGGCGGAGTCGTACGTGCCGACGGCGTCGGCGATGCGCCGCGCCCTGCGCCGGGCGCGGGACGGGGCGGTGCTCAACGTCGATGAGGCGCAGGTGCTGCTCGCGGCCCGCGGCGACGACCTCGACGACCTGTGCCGCTCCGCGGCGCGGGTGCGCGACGCGGGCCTCCTCGAGGCCGCGCTGACGGGGCCCGACGGTACGCCGCAGGTCACCTACAGCAAGAAGGTCTTCATACCGATCACGCGGCTGTGCCGCGACAAGTGCCACTACTGCACCTTCGTGACGGTGCCCGGCAAGCTGGCGGCCGAGGGCCACGGCGCCTACATGGAGCCCGACGAGATCCTCGAGGTCGCGCGCCGCGGCGCCGAGCTCGGCTGCCACGAGGCCCTGTTCACCCTCGGCGACCGGCCGGAGGACCGCTGGGAGGCGGCCCGGACCTGGCTCGACGAGCGCGGCTACGACTCCACGCTCGACTACGTGCGCGCCATGGCGATCCGCGTGCTCGAGGAGACCGGCCTGTTGCCGCACCTCAACCCGGGCGTCATGAGCTGGGAGGAGCTCTCGCGGCTCAAGCCCGTCGCGCCGTCGATGGGGATGATGCTCGAGACCACCTCGGAGCGCCTGTTCACCGAGAAGGGGCAGCCGCACTACGGCTCGCCCGACAAGGACCCGGCGGTCCGGCTGCGCACCCTCACCGACGCGGGGCGCCTCTCGGTGCCCTTCACGACGGGGCTGCTCATCGGCATCGGCGAGGACGAGCGCGAGCGCGCCGAGTCGATCATGGCCATCCGCAAGGTGCACAAGGCCTTCGGCCACGTGCAGGAGGTCATCATCCAGAACTTCCGCGCCAAGCCGGACACCGCGATGCGGTCGGTGGAGGACGCGGACCTCGAGGTCTACCGTGCGGCGATCGCCGTGACCCGGATGGTGCTGGGGCCCGCGATGCGCGTGCAGGCCCCGCCGAACCTCGTCTCGGCCGACGAGTGCCGGCTGCTGCTCGAGGCCGGCGTCGACGACTGGGGCGGCGTCTCGCCCGTGACCCCGGACCACGTCAACCCCGAGCGCCCCTGGCCCGACCTGGACGCGCTCGCGGCGATCACCGCCGACGCGGGCTTCGAACTGCGGCAGCGGCTCACGGCGCAGCCGAAGTACGTGCGCGCCGGCAGCCCGTGGATCGACCCCCGAGTGGCGCCGCACGTCGCGGCCCTCGCCGACCCGGAGACGGGGCTCGCGGATCCGGACGCGATGCCCACCGGGCTGCCCTGGCAGGAGCCCGACGAGGAGTGGGCGTCGTCGGGCCGCACCGACCTGAACACCGCGATCGACGTCGACGGCCGCAACACCGACACCCGCTCGGACCTCGGCTCCGCCTTCGGCGACTGGGAGTCCGTCCGCGAGCAGGTGCTCTCGCTGTCGGCGCCGGAGAAGGTCGAGTCCGACGTGCTGTCGGCCCTGCGCGCGGCCGAGAAGAACCCCGGCGGTCTGTCCGACGACCAGTACCGGGCGCTCGCGTACGCCGACGACGCGGGCCTCGAAGCCCTGGTGGCCCTGGCGGATCAGCTCCGCAAGGACGTCGTGGGCGACGTGGTGACCTACGTGGTCAACCGGAACATCAACTTCACCAACATCTGCTACACCGGCTGCCGGTTCTGCGCCTTCGCGCAGCGCAAGGGCGACGCCGACGCGTTCACCCTCTCCATGAAGGAGGTGGCCGACCGCGCCGAGGAGGCGTGGCAGGTGGGGGCCACCGAGGTGTGCATGCAGGGCGGGATCGACCCCGACCTGCCCGCCACCGGCTACGCCGACCTGGTGCGCGCCGTCAAGCAGCGCGTGCCCGGCATGCACGTGCACGCCTTCAGCCCGATGGAGATCGTCAACGGCGCGGCCCACTCGGGGGAGTCGGTGCGGGACTGGCTGATCGGGCTGCGTGAGGCCGGCCTCGACACGATCCCCGGCACCGCCGCCGAGATCCTCGACGACGAGGTCCGCTGGGTTCTCACCAAGGGCAAGCTGCCCACGTCGGCGTGGGTCGACGTGGTCACCACCGCCCACGAGGTGGGCATCCGCTCCAGCTCGACGATGATGTACGGCCACGTCGACAACCCCTCGCACTGGGTGACGCACCTGAACGTGCTGCGCGACATCCAGGACCGCACGGGCGGCTTCACCGAGTTCGTGCCGCTGCCGTTCGTGCACCAGAGCGCCCCGCTGTACCTCGCGGGCGCCGCGCGGCCGGGGCCGACCAAGCGGGACAACCGCGCCGTGCACGCGCTGGCGCGGGTCATGCTGCACGGCCGGATCGACCACGTCCAGACGTCGTGGGTCAAACTGGGCACGGCGGGAACGCAGGCCATGCTGCAGGGCGGCGCGAACGACCTGGGTGGCACCCTGATGGAGGAGACGATCTCGCGGATGGCGGGATCGGCGCACGGATCGGAGAAGACGGTGGCGGAACTGCATGCGATAGCCAACGGCATCGGTCGTCCGGCGCGCGAGCGCACCACGACGCACGCCCAGCGGGGTGCCGCGTGA
- a CDS encoding Uma2 family endonuclease, with protein sequence MTAARRVDLMSLDDWRALGEDTSGRSELQEGVLIVSPSPRKLHQTAGLKLAMLLAAHMPDGLELVPDFDVIVEAGFPPTVRRPDLIIVPVTAPDEVTADRVLLIVEILSPGTRRQDLVTKRSEYADAGIPHYWIVDLDGGPSIEALTLRDGRYEGATSTGEFTTTVPFDLRVDLTALT encoded by the coding sequence ATGACCGCAGCTCGGAGAGTCGACTTGATGTCGCTGGACGACTGGCGTGCCTTGGGGGAGGACACGTCGGGGCGGTCGGAGCTTCAGGAGGGGGTCCTGATCGTGTCTCCGAGTCCGCGCAAACTGCACCAGACCGCTGGTTTGAAATTGGCGATGCTGCTGGCCGCGCACATGCCCGATGGTCTCGAGCTCGTACCGGACTTCGACGTCATCGTCGAAGCCGGCTTTCCGCCGACGGTGCGGCGTCCCGACCTCATCATCGTTCCTGTCACCGCTCCGGATGAGGTGACGGCCGATCGCGTTCTCCTCATCGTCGAGATCCTCTCGCCCGGCACTCGTCGCCAGGATCTGGTGACCAAGCGCAGCGAGTACGCCGACGCAGGCATCCCGCACTACTGGATCGTCGACCTCGACGGTGGCCCGAGCATCGAGGCCCTCACACTCCGCGACGGCCGATACGAAGGCGCAACCTCCACAGGTGAATTCACGACGACGGTGCCCTTCGACCTCCGCGTGGACCTGACCGCACTGACCTGA
- the fdxA gene encoding ferredoxin: MTYTIAEPCVDVLDKACIEECPVDCIYEGNRMLYIQPDECVDCGACEPVCPVEAIFYEDDVPDEWAEYVTANIDFFDEIGSPGGAAKQGKIDYDHPFIKALPPMNTDTEH; encoded by the coding sequence GTGACGTACACCATCGCAGAGCCCTGTGTGGATGTGCTCGACAAGGCATGTATCGAGGAGTGCCCCGTCGACTGTATCTACGAGGGCAACCGGATGCTGTACATCCAGCCCGATGAGTGCGTGGACTGCGGCGCCTGCGAGCCGGTGTGCCCCGTCGAGGCCATCTTCTACGAGGACGACGTGCCGGACGAGTGGGCCGAGTACGTGACCGCGAACATCGATTTCTTCGACGAGATCGGTTCGCCCGGCGGCGCCGCCAAGCAGGGGAAGATCGACTACGACCATCCCTTCATCAAGGCGCTCCCGCCCATGAACACCGACACCGAGCACTGA
- the mshB gene encoding N-acetyl-1-D-myo-inositol-2-amino-2-deoxy-alpha-D-glucopyranoside deacetylase: MTGEGGRRLLLVHAHPDDETITTGGTIARYLAEGAEVTVVTCTLGEEGEVMEPRFAQLTADNADQLGGYRIGELTGALAALSDPAGPVLRPRFLGGMGRWRDSGMAGTPAAEHPRAFASSPYLEWVDGSPLQALTRILRETRPHVVITYDEVGGYGHPDHIAAHRLTTAAVAAAANPETPGEPWEVAKLYWTVTAGGDLAAGLDELRDTDLPDGWRVPAADELPAHDDPAITTRIDVAGVLDRKRAALRSHATQLGVSADGAALALTNRIAQPVFAEEAYVLARGTAAPGPDGVERDLFAGVA; encoded by the coding sequence GTGACCGGGGAGGGCGGACGGCGGCTGCTGCTGGTGCACGCGCACCCCGATGACGAGACCATCACCACCGGCGGGACCATCGCGCGCTACCTCGCCGAGGGCGCCGAGGTGACCGTCGTGACCTGCACGCTCGGCGAGGAGGGCGAGGTGATGGAGCCGCGCTTCGCGCAGCTCACCGCCGACAACGCCGACCAGCTGGGCGGCTACCGGATCGGCGAGCTCACCGGTGCGCTGGCGGCGCTGAGCGATCCCGCCGGACCGGTGCTGCGGCCCCGCTTCCTCGGCGGCATGGGCCGCTGGCGCGACTCCGGCATGGCCGGCACCCCCGCGGCCGAGCACCCGCGCGCCTTCGCGTCGTCGCCCTACCTGGAGTGGGTCGACGGGAGCCCGCTGCAGGCGCTCACGCGGATCCTCCGGGAGACGCGGCCGCACGTCGTGATCACCTACGACGAGGTCGGCGGCTACGGCCACCCCGACCACATCGCCGCGCACCGCCTGACGACCGCGGCCGTCGCCGCCGCGGCGAACCCCGAGACCCCGGGGGAGCCGTGGGAGGTCGCCAAGCTCTACTGGACCGTGACCGCGGGCGGCGACCTCGCCGCCGGGCTCGACGAGCTGCGCGACACGGACCTGCCCGACGGTTGGCGCGTGCCGGCCGCGGACGAGCTGCCCGCCCACGACGACCCCGCGATCACCACCCGGATCGACGTCGCGGGTGTCCTCGACCGCAAGCGCGCCGCGCTCCGCTCCCACGCGACGCAGCTCGGCGTGAGCGCGGACGGCGCAGCCCTCGCCCTGACCAACCGGATCGCGCAGCCGGTCTTCGCCGAGGAGGCCTACGTCCTGGCCCGCGGCACCGCCGCACCCGGCCCGGACGGCGTCGAGCGCGACCTGTTCGCGGGGGTGGCGTGA